From Nicotiana tabacum cultivar K326 chromosome 20, ASM71507v2, whole genome shotgun sequence, one genomic window encodes:
- the LOC107772637 gene encoding inactive protein RESTRICTED TEV MOVEMENT 1-like yields the protein MSVDMNMIKVGPAGGQKGTVWDEKGKGQIAKIFVSYGGQICSLQFLFVENDKFVLSDIHVAEHNKNFTTVVLDYPSEFLTCIRGSYEIETRNYSLTYTRSITFGTNKGSYGPYGMNTASSGTNYVDFKFEIGDDRSFGGFHGTKSDCRIRSIGVYVKPITSSMIASTDSQVKVKRKEED from the exons ATGAGTGTAGATATGAATATGATCAAGGTTGGGCCAGCGGGAGGACAGAAGGGAACTGTTTGGGATGAAAAGGGAAAAGGCCAAATAGCCAAGATTTTTGTTTCCTATGGAGGCCAAATTTGTTCACTTCAATTCCTGTTCGTTGAGAATGACAAATTTGTTTTGTCTGACATACATGTTGCTGAACACAACAAAAACTTCACTACG GTTGTGTTGGATTATCCATCCGAATTTCTTACTTGTATAAGAGGTTCTTATGAAATCGAGACGCGTAATTATTCGTTAACATATACGAGGTCAATAACATTCGGCACCAACAAGGGTAGCTATGGGCCATATGGCATGAACACCGCATCATCAGGCACCAATTACGTAGATTTCAAGTTTGAAATAGGAGATGATCGTTCTTTTGGTGGATTTCACGGCACCAAATCCGATTGTCGGATTAGAAGTATTGGGGTCTATGTGAAGCCCATCACATCCTCCATGATCGCATCCACTGATTCTCAAGTGAAGGttaaaaggaaagaagaagatTAA